Proteins from a genomic interval of Plasmodium reichenowi strain SY57 chromosome 13, whole genome shotgun sequence:
- a CDS encoding tyrosine kinase-like protein, putative, whose protein sequence is MSEHSSGVSRKLFCNSDKLFYDNFRNLDDRLNLNNNFNENRYEEIYNKKYLRNNRRFKTEPPKHLYENESEHEQSYSSFFHNILRSISKNIRNDEKEESSDNNNDDDNNNNNNNNNQSDTIPNNSENFNYDDNSCCEISPYDEISKQTKRVHSKIHKNIDGEYYKNVLYNNNNLSKQNQINNVCSSINKNQRTLKRIDTNINKTSNNVKYIRIVNSDIISDVFLKNNVKSLIVYDTGGIDIELIENENPEFLYHTYTGNRISNIYYEYDDCIKNKDTYKNEEKKKKKNIFNSSLSYRENYIFKKDYELNYSYKTKDDNEKIKNNPSEKNQIMNYSSDICSNSDINKLFTKNKKQENMINKNIYYNNSSDYNILNNEVNYNKSNVHNTNLCKDKCEHTYKNVSNKYDIQDHNTNSSTEKYSNMNYKSSLLNKNDKYIENTSSERNKGYRSYSSISSIVSINAYEKENRKKYYYIGETINNIRNGWGMLIYNDRVIFEGEYKMNNAIGYFIKYNEYSTEIGYRSPISVKSVIIMSDNDNFIVQNRSENLDTSKKKKHKNGNNSWNIYKYDNDDSDDNDDSDDNDDSDDNDDSDDNDDSDNNDDSDNSHHSDNNHHSDNNHHSDNNHHSDNNHHSDNNNGSDNNHHSNDSSGDNIRDSFSKNNIKNISKDNYKINNNENINNLDKNVPIYDNSSNSINNCSYYINSKYTINSSSNKDNKMTSKHSTHKNRFCINNDIKNIKFSQNTEEKGKEIKKFNNLSSYVRRNSKHKTSPARSINYLKPPVMNLIRNNIYFNRNTFGKNEKTTFSTSNLHSSNKKMREHKTTHFLSPMNIIVTSLDTDDEDNISDDNGKKDVISSCTQYEEEWKKHEQNIKTDEMQYIETYMKNNDTRVLYQLKINKNDDILSNHKTNESIIEKKDFKKYQEIYDNHKDHQNIIRTVCSKNDNNIDNVKNMKSVDIYDTNKKTYNENYMNNLDNTNNFDEPTNNTFEKYVIKNEGEELIFNDDQNKLHIDTFEKYKYLICENINNDKFVIKNNQITTFEKFFKNQQNFEINNKWRDVLNKIKTENNSMRQLMQPKINNYNLCKYVCSNNMEQIKKGSLWNNTRLMGDIIKTKRENNDILNKDILNKDILNKDILNNDSLNNDSLNNDSLNNDSLNNDSLNNYIPNSDVSYNVHNISSEYLNNNDKENIKFCKWGRNIFARRLRGATFPETHDDRQKHCFLFIDDYLTSNENKFDIINQNVKLRASDYNKWSVNMLYNFLKMIGLKKEAYLFKINKIRGYHILKLTDKELKKLNINNSYVRKFVLSVFRFLTNSLDNADPLSLNYNSNKKFSFNNIENICNTHITILNKIGGGSYAQVFRAKYKTIHVACKIFLYKPKYLAEESYCESYISTPRSSHRYIFPKINKNLNVDDYKNTDMNNEKPKDQNIFTDNFHMDESSSMQHVLHVDDINYIEQEDNIENNTKYKNNKNNNDINNSSDTLQRNKKIKKMANLEIFRYFPTPVKYRNYEAKILYSLRECKYVIKLIGVCSLREGEESLILQHCPGGSLEKYIYKDEKKKNSPYAKSLTRPKLVKIFQQVAEGMYNIHTNQCFHRDLKLSNILLDENQNAVISDFGLSTNFSSNDSPTAYAIYGNIFYAAPEVLKGEGFFKESDVWSFAVSLWEALTKKIAYDGISASEVFCKISSGELFLPIPKDIPMELSELLKSMLEYDFTKRPLFNVIAKKLEQIRIQAEDKLHLDIMSFFDG, encoded by the coding sequence atgagCGAACATTCATCTGGGGTATCAAGAAAACTGTTTTGTAATTCtgataaattattttatgacAATTTTAGGAATTTGGATGATCGTCTTaatttgaataataattttaatgaaaatagatatgaagaaatatacaataagaaatatttaagAAATAATCGGAGATTTAAAACGGAGCCTCCGAAACATTTATATGAGAATGAAAGTGAGCATGAGCAATCttattcttcattttttcataaCATACTTAGAAGTATATCAAAGAATATAAGaaatgatgaaaaagaGGAATCCAGcgataataataatgatgatgataataataataataataataataataatcaaagTGACACCATTCCTAATAATTCtgaaaattttaattatgatgataattcATGCTGTGAAATAAGCCCTTATGATGAAATCTCCAAACAAACGAAAAGGGTTCATAGcaaaatacataaaaacATAGATGGAgaatattacaaaaatgttttatataataacaacaattTATCCAAGCAGAACCAAATTAATAATGTATGTTCatcaataaataaaaaccAAAGAACATTAAAGAGAATAGATactaatataaataagacATCAAATAAtgtgaaatatataagaattGTTAATAGTGATATTATATCAGATgtctttttaaaaaataatgttaaaAGTTTAATTGTTTATGACACAGGTGGTATAGATATTGAGCTGatagaaaatgaaaatcCAGAATTTCTTTATCATACTTATACAGGTAATAGAATatcaaatatttattatgaatatgatgattgtataaaaaataaagacacatataaaaatgaggagaaaaaaaaaaaaaaaaatatatttaattcgTCCTTATCATATAgagaaaattatatatttaaaaaggaCTATGAGTtaaattattcttataaaactaaagatgataatgaaaaaataaaaaacaatcCGTCAGAAAAAAATCAAATTATGAATTATTCTAGTGATATATGTAGTAACAGTGATATTAATAAACTctttacaaaaaataaaaaacaagaaaatatgataaataaaaatatatattataataattctagtgattataatattttgaataatGAAGTAAATTATAACAAAAGCAATGTACACAATACAAATTTGTGTAAAGATAAATGTGAgcatacatataaaaatgtttcTAATAAGTATGATATACAAGATCATAATACAAATTCTTCTACAGAAAAATATTCTAATATGAACTATAAAAGTTCTTtgttaaataaaaatgataaatatatagaaaatacATCATCTGAACGTAATAAAGGTTACCGTTCCTATTCATCTATATCTAGTATTGTTTCTATAAATGcatatgaaaaagaaaatagaaaaaaatattattacatagGAGAGacaattaataatataagaaatgGATGGGGTATgcttatatataatgatagAGTTATATTTGAAGGCGAgtataaaatgaataacGCCATAGGATactttataaaatataacgAATATTCGACAGAGATAGGATATCGAAGTCCAATAAGCGTAAAGTCtgtaattattatgagtgataatgataatttcATTGTACAAAATAGATCCGAAAATTTGGATACAtcaaaaaagaagaagcacaaaaatggtaataatagttggaatatttataaatatgataatgatgatagtgatgataatgatgatagtgatgataatgatgatagtgatgataatgatgatagtgatgataatgatgatagtgataataatgatgatagTGATAATAGTCATCATAGTGATAATAATCATCATAGTGATAATAATCATCATAGTGATAATAATCATCATAGTGATAATAATCATCAtagtgataataataatggtaGTGATAATAATCATCATAGTAATGATAGTAGCGGGGATAATATTAGAGATAGTTTTTCTAAGaacaatattaaaaatattagtAAGGATAATTacaaaattaataataatgaaaacataaataatttgGATAAAAATGTACCTATTTATGATAATTCTTCTAATTCTATAAATAACTGTTCTTACTATATAAattcaaaatatacaattaattcttcatctaataaagataataaaatgacTTCAAAACATAGTACCCATAAAAATAGGttttgtataaataatgatataaagaatataaaattctCACAAAATACTGaagaaaaaggaaaagaaataaaaaaatttaataatcTTTCTAGTTATGTTAGAAGAAATAGTAAACACAAAACATCACCGGCACGATctataaattatttaaaacCACCTGTTATGAAtttaataagaaataatatatattttaatagAAATACCTTCGGTAAAAATGAGAAGACAACCTTTTCTACATCTAATTTACATAgtagtaataaaaaaatgagaGAACATAAAACGACCCATTTTCTAAGCCCCatgaatattattgtaACATCATTAGATACCGACgatgaagataatatttCAGATGATAATGGAAAAAAGGATGTTATAAGTAGTTGTACACAATATGAAGAGGAATGGAAAAAACATGAACAGAACATAAAAACAGATGAAATGCAATATATTGAAacatatatgaaaaataatgatacTAGAGTTTTATATCAATTAAAGATTAacaaaaatgatgatatttTGTCTAATCATAAAACTAATGAGTCTATTATTGAAAAGAAggattttaaaaaatatcaagaaatatatgataatcATAAGGATcatcaaaatataataagaacAGTTTGTTCTAAAAATGATAACAATATAGATaatgttaaaaatatgaaaagtgtagatatttatgatactaataaaaaaacatataatgaaaattatatgaacaatTTAGATAATACTAATAATTTTGATGAACCAACTAATAATacatttgaaaaatatgttataaaaaatgaaggagaagaattaatatttaatgatgatcaaaataaattacatattgatacatttgaaaaatacaaatatcTCATTTgtgaaaatattaataatgacaaatttgttataaaaaataatcaaattACAACATTTGAAAAGTTTTTCAAAAACCAACAAAAttttgaaataaataataagtGGAGAGACGTtcttaataaaattaaaactGAGAATAATAGTATGAGACAATTAATGCAACctaaaataaataattataatttatgtaaatatgtatgtagtaataatatggagcaaataaaaaaagggAGTTTATGGAATAATACACGATTGATGGgtgatattataaaaacaaagaGGGAAAAcaatgatatattaaataaggatatattaaataaggatatattaaataaggatatattaaataatgattcattaaataatgattcattaaataacgattcattaaataacgattcattaaataacgattcattaaataattatataccAAATAGTGATGTATCTTACAatgttcataatatttcatcggaatatttaaataataatgataaggaaaatataaaattttgtaAGTGGGGTCGAAATATATTTGCTAGAAGATTAAGAGGAGCTACATTTCCAGAAACGCATGATGATAGACAAAAAcattgttttttatttattgatGATTATTTAACTTCTAATGAAAATAAGtttgatattataaatCAGAATGTAAAATTAAGAGCTTCagattataataaatggtctgttaatatgttatataattttcttaaAATGATTGGATTGAAAAAAGAAGCTTacttatttaaaattaataaaattagaggatatcatatattaaaattaacTGATAAGgaattgaaaaaattaaatataaataatagtTATGTTCGAAAATTTGTTCTTTCTGTTTTTAGATTCTTAACAAATTCATTAGATAACGCAGATCCTTTAtcattaaattataattcGAATAAgaaattttcatttaataatatagaaaatatatgtaatacTCATATAActattttaaataaaattggAGGAGGTAGCTATGCTCAAGTATTCCGTGCAAAATATAAAACCATCCATGTAGCTTGTaaaattttcttatataaaCCTAAATATTTAGCTGAAGAAAGTTATTGTGAAAGTTATATATCAACACCACGTTCTAGTcatagatatatatttccaaAAATTAATAAGAATCTAAATGTAGatgattataaaaatacagATATGAACAATGAAAAACCAAAAgatcaaaatatttttacgGATAATTTCCATATGGATGAATCCAGTTCTATGCAACATGTATTACATGTAGACgatattaattatattgaACAAGAAGATAACATCGAAAATAATactaaatataaaaataacaaaaataataatgatataaataattcttcAGATACTTTACAAAgaaataagaaaattaaaaaaatggCCAACTTGGAAATATTTCGTTATTTTCCAACACCAGTAAAATATCGTAATTATGAAGccaaaattttatattcctTAAGAGAATgtaaatatgttataaaattaatagGTGTTTGTAGTTTAAGAGAAGGAGAAGAATCTTTAATACTTCAACATTGTCCAGGTGGTAGtttagaaaaatatatatataaagatgaaaaaaaaaaaaattctcCTTATGCTAAATCTTTAACAAGACCCAAACTTGTTAAAATTTTTCAACAAGTAGCTGAAGGaatgtataatattcataCTAATCAATGTTTCCATAGGGatttaaaattatcaaatatattattagatGAAAATCAAAATGCAGTCATATCCGATTTTGGCTTATCTACAAATTTTTCATCAAATGATAGTCCAACAGCATATGCTATTTAtggaaatatattttatgcAGCACCAGAAGTTTTAAAAGGAGAAGGTTTTTTCAAAGAATCAGATGTATGGTCATTTGCTGTAAGTTTATGGGAAGCATTAACGAAAAAAATTGCATATGATGGAATATCAGCATCAGAAGTCTTTTGTAAAATATCATCAGgtgaattatttttaccTATTCCAAAAGATATTCCTATGGAATTATCTGAACTTTTAAAAAGTATGTTAGAATATGATTTTACAAAAAGACCGCTTTTTAATGTTATAgcaaaaaaattagaacAAATAAGAATTCAAGCTGAGGATAAATTACATTTGGATATTATGTCCTTTTTTGATGGctaa
- a CDS encoding cytidine and deoxycytidylate deaminase, putative, giving the protein MVELTEEEAINFLNIALGEAEKSLQKELKEMPIFCLLINEEKKIISSSYNYTNESKNGSRHSELIAIDKYIYDENYEQMKNLNLIKCYNNNENSIEKSINDYFVSLDEKKNSELKINYYENINDKYMNNKDIYLNMNEKYDKIQERINNLKKCCIVVTCEPCIMCVYALKLIGIKNIYFCCLNERFGGCGSVLSLHKKYEDINVHYIEHPECSEKSINLMKAFYKAGNPSAPEEKRKRPIS; this is encoded by the exons ATGGTTGAGCTCACTGAAGAGGAAGCAATTAACTTCTTAAATATAGCATTAGGAGAA GCTGAAAAAAGTCTACAAAAAGAATTGAAGGAAATGCCTATATTTTGTctattaataaatgaagaaaagaaaattatatcatCCTCTTATAATTATACGAACGAATCGAAAAACGGTTCAAGACATAGTGAATTAATTGCAattgataaatatatttatgatgaaaattatgaacaaatgaaaaatttgaatttaataaaatgttataataataatgaaaattcAATAGAAAAGTCTATAAACGattattttgtttctttggatgaaaaaaaaaatagtgaattgaaaattaattattatgaaaatataaatgacaaatatatgaacaataaagatatttatttaaatatgaacgaaaaatatgataaaatacaagaaagaataaataatttaaagaAATGTTGTATTGTTGTAACTTGTGAACCTTGTATTATGTGTGTATATGctttaaaattaatag gaataaaaaatatttactTTTGTTGTTTAAATGAGAGATTTGGTGGCTGTGGCTCTGTGCTCTCATTGCACAAGAA ATATGAGGACATTAATGTTCATTATATAGAACACCCTGAATGTTCAGAAAAAAGTATTAACCTTATGAAAGCTTTTTATAAAGCTGGAAATCCATCAG caccggaagaaaaaagaaagagaCCTATATCATGA